Below is a genomic region from Campylobacter geochelonis.
AATTATTGCTCAACGCACATTTGAGCGAAGTAAAAATATGAGTTTTGAAGCGTGGGAAGATAAAATTCACGCTATAGAACATGAACTTTTACCAGAAACTGTGATAAATTTACTAACCAAATAAAATGGAAAATTTAACCAACGAAATAGTATCAACATTGCATTCATTTTCTGAAGAAAACTATCAGAAATTTAGTCAAAATCTTATACCAAATGCTAGCTGCTTAGGCGTTAGAACGCCTATTCTTAGGACTTTGGCACGCGAGTTTGTTAAAAACAGCTTAGATGAGATAGAAAAATTCGCACACACTTTTAAACCGCAATTTCATGAAGAGGCTGTATTTTTAGGATTTGTTATAAATTTGGCTAAATTTGAGCTAGAAAAGAAGCTAAATTTAAGCGAGGAATTTGTGCGTAGTATTTCAAACTGGGCGATTTGCGATTGTTTTGCGGTAAAAGTTAAATCTGATTTTAAAATTTGGCTTAACTTTTGCGAGCAGTTTGCTAACTCAAAACACGAGTTTGAAGCGAG
It encodes:
- a CDS encoding DNA alkylation repair protein, producing the protein MENLTNEIVSTLHSFSEENYQKFSQNLIPNASCLGVRTPILRTLAREFVKNSLDEIEKFAHTFKPQFHEEAVFLGFVINLAKFELEKKLNLSEEFVRSISNWAICDCFAVKVKSDFKIWLNFCEQFANSKHEFEARYYYVMFLKNFINKENLPKFFDTIMANKNEAYYVKMAIAWALCECFIKERDLTYSFLTSRLNEPFILKKSIQKICESYRVSQEDKLELKGLKKQI